The following are encoded in a window of Arthrobacter antioxidans genomic DNA:
- a CDS encoding HAD hydrolase-like protein produces the protein MANTRALILFDLDGTLVDPAGTITGGISAALEHHGFPVPPDDALQAMIGPSLVHSLTATAGVPASRVPDVVATYRAGYLATGMSRSRPYPGMARCVEALLDGGATVAVATQKPEWLAEELLAVQGLRDLFSSVHGSPRDEAATAGGKTPIIRAALEHHGYEAGPAGRAIMVGDRRHDVEGAAANGLACVGVTWGFAAPGELEDAGAAAVVGSADALLEVLRGHL, from the coding sequence GTGGCAAATACGCGTGCGCTGATCCTTTTCGACCTCGATGGAACGCTCGTCGACCCGGCAGGGACGATCACCGGGGGCATCAGCGCCGCACTCGAGCACCACGGATTCCCGGTCCCGCCCGACGACGCGCTCCAGGCGATGATCGGGCCGTCCCTCGTCCACTCGCTGACCGCGACCGCCGGCGTGCCGGCGTCGCGCGTCCCCGACGTCGTCGCGACCTACCGCGCCGGGTACCTGGCCACAGGGATGTCCCGGAGCCGCCCGTACCCGGGCATGGCCCGGTGCGTGGAAGCACTGCTCGACGGCGGCGCGACCGTCGCGGTCGCCACCCAGAAGCCCGAATGGCTCGCCGAGGAGCTCCTCGCCGTGCAGGGGCTGCGCGACCTCTTCTCCTCCGTCCACGGCTCGCCGCGGGACGAAGCGGCGACGGCCGGCGGCAAGACGCCCATCATCCGCGCCGCCCTCGAACACCACGGGTACGAGGCGGGGCCCGCTGGACGCGCCATCATGGTGGGCGACCGCCGCCACGACGTGGAGGGCGCCGCCGCGAACGGACTGGCCTGCGTCGGCGTCACCTGGGGCTTCGCCGCGCCCGGCGAACTGGAGGACGCGGGGGCGGCCGCCGTCGTCGGGTCCGCCGACGCCCTGCTGGAGGTGCTGCGTGGGCATCTATGA
- a CDS encoding lysophospholipid acyltransferase family protein — MGIYDLTRSATRGLIAGLCRPTVEGLHNVPGDGPFIVAPNHLSFLDSVLVQALMPRPVAFFAKAEYFTGTGVKGALMKGFFEGVGSIPVERGQQAASVQALRTLLDLLEQGDGVGIYPEGTRSRDGRLYRGRTGVGWLALTTGAPVLPVGLIGTDALQPAGGKGIRPQHFTLRIGEPLVFAKTGPGHPLPARRSATDAIMDGIAALTGQERVASYNQSPPAE, encoded by the coding sequence GTGGGCATCTATGACCTGACGCGCAGCGCCACGCGCGGGCTCATCGCCGGCCTGTGCCGCCCCACCGTCGAGGGGCTCCACAACGTGCCCGGGGACGGGCCGTTCATCGTCGCCCCCAACCACCTCTCCTTCCTCGACAGTGTGCTGGTGCAGGCGCTCATGCCCCGACCGGTCGCGTTCTTCGCGAAGGCCGAGTACTTCACGGGGACCGGGGTGAAGGGCGCCCTCATGAAGGGGTTCTTCGAGGGCGTGGGGTCCATCCCCGTGGAACGCGGGCAGCAGGCCGCCAGTGTCCAGGCCCTCAGGACCCTGCTCGACCTCCTCGAGCAGGGCGACGGCGTCGGCATCTACCCGGAGGGCACCCGCTCGCGGGACGGGCGGCTCTACCGGGGGAGGACCGGCGTCGGCTGGCTGGCCCTGACCACCGGAGCGCCCGTGCTGCCGGTGGGACTGATCGGCACCGACGCGCTGCAGCCGGCGGGCGGGAAGGGCATCCGGCCCCAGCACTTCACGCTGCGGATCGGGGAGCCGCTCGTCTTCGCGAAGACCGGGCCGGGGCACCCGCTGCCTGCACGCCGGAGCGCCACCGACGCCATCATGGACGGCATCGCCGCGCTCACGGGCCAGGAGCGCGTGGCCTCCTACAACCAGAGTCCCCCCGCGGAGTAG
- the uvrC gene encoding excinuclease ABC subunit UvrC, protein MANPVTYRPKTGEIPLDPGVYRFRDEHGRVIYVGKAKNLRSRLNSYFASPQGLLAKTRRMVFTAASVEWTVVGSELEALQLEYTWIKEFNPQFNVMFRDDKSYPYLAVTMGEKYPRVQVMRGDKKKDTRYFGPFYPAKAIRETVDTMLRVFPVRTCSTGVFKRAERTGRPCLLGYIDKCSAPCVGRISPEDHKALAGEFCDFMSGDSKKFIAGLERKMREAVAELDYESAARLRDDIAALRRVFERNTVVLSEDTDADIFALKEDDLEAAAQVFHVRGGRIRGQRGWVVEKVEDMDTADLVEHLLQQVYGEGSSSNEQIPREVLVPVLPSNEDQMLEWLRGLRGSRVEVRVPQRGDKATLMGTVEQNAADALRLHKSRRAGDITTRSAALQELQEALDLPQPLMRIECFDISHVQGTNVVASMVVVEDGLPRKSEYRKFSITGDAARDDTASMYDVIHRRFRNYLAGKDGAPRDAAAPDLDPDVDPVDDDASVLEHPDVDEQGTPIRDTTTAITRNRFAYPPNLVVVDGGPPQVAAAARALQDLGIDDVFVVGLAKRLEEVWVPDSEFPVILPRASEGLFLLQRIRDEAHRFAITFHRQKRGKSMTASALDDVAGLGPAKRKALLKHFGSVKKIRAATVDELVGVPGVGPALAATIRASLTTDEAAAPAVNMTTGEIIED, encoded by the coding sequence GTGGCGAACCCAGTAACCTACCGGCCGAAGACAGGCGAGATCCCCCTCGACCCGGGCGTGTACCGCTTCCGCGACGAGCACGGCCGGGTCATCTACGTGGGCAAGGCCAAGAACCTCCGCTCGCGCCTGAACTCCTATTTCGCCAGCCCCCAGGGGCTGCTGGCCAAGACGCGCCGCATGGTGTTCACCGCGGCGAGCGTCGAGTGGACCGTCGTCGGCAGCGAGCTCGAGGCGCTGCAGCTCGAGTACACGTGGATCAAGGAGTTCAATCCGCAGTTCAACGTGATGTTCCGCGACGACAAGTCCTACCCCTACCTGGCCGTGACCATGGGGGAGAAGTACCCGCGCGTGCAGGTCATGCGCGGTGACAAGAAGAAGGACACGCGGTACTTCGGGCCGTTCTACCCCGCGAAGGCCATCCGCGAGACCGTGGACACGATGCTCCGCGTCTTCCCCGTCCGCACCTGCAGCACCGGCGTGTTCAAGCGCGCGGAACGCACGGGCAGGCCCTGCCTCCTCGGGTACATCGACAAGTGCTCGGCGCCGTGTGTGGGGCGCATCAGCCCGGAGGACCACAAGGCCCTCGCCGGCGAGTTCTGCGATTTCATGTCCGGGGACTCGAAGAAGTTCATCGCCGGCCTCGAGCGGAAGATGCGCGAGGCGGTCGCCGAACTGGACTACGAGTCCGCGGCCCGCCTGCGCGACGACATCGCCGCCCTGCGCCGGGTCTTCGAACGCAACACCGTCGTCCTCAGCGAGGACACCGACGCCGACATCTTCGCCCTCAAGGAGGACGACCTCGAGGCCGCGGCCCAGGTCTTCCACGTCCGTGGCGGCCGCATCAGGGGCCAGCGCGGCTGGGTGGTGGAGAAGGTCGAGGACATGGACACCGCGGACCTCGTGGAGCACCTCCTGCAGCAGGTGTACGGCGAGGGCAGCAGCAGCAACGAACAGATCCCCCGCGAGGTCCTCGTCCCGGTCCTGCCCAGCAACGAGGACCAGATGCTGGAGTGGCTGCGGGGCCTGCGCGGGTCACGGGTCGAGGTGAGGGTGCCCCAGCGCGGGGACAAGGCCACGCTCATGGGCACCGTCGAGCAGAACGCCGCGGACGCCCTGCGCCTGCACAAGAGCCGCCGGGCCGGTGACATCACCACCCGGTCCGCCGCGCTGCAGGAGCTCCAGGAGGCGCTCGACCTGCCGCAGCCGCTCATGCGCATCGAGTGCTTCGACATCTCGCACGTGCAGGGCACCAACGTGGTGGCATCCATGGTGGTCGTCGAGGACGGCCTGCCGCGGAAGTCCGAGTACCGCAAGTTCTCCATCACCGGGGACGCCGCACGGGACGACACCGCGTCCATGTACGACGTCATCCACCGCCGCTTCCGCAACTACCTCGCGGGCAAGGACGGGGCCCCGCGCGACGCCGCCGCCCCGGACCTCGACCCGGACGTCGACCCGGTGGACGACGACGCGTCGGTCCTCGAACACCCCGACGTGGACGAGCAGGGCACGCCCATCAGGGACACGACGACGGCGATCACACGCAACCGGTTCGCCTACCCGCCGAACCTCGTCGTCGTCGACGGCGGCCCGCCGCAGGTGGCGGCCGCCGCCCGCGCGCTGCAGGACCTCGGGATCGACGACGTCTTCGTGGTGGGTCTCGCGAAGCGCCTCGAGGAGGTCTGGGTCCCGGACAGCGAGTTCCCCGTCATCCTGCCGCGCGCATCGGAGGGGCTGTTCCTGCTGCAGCGCATCCGCGACGAGGCGCACCGCTTCGCCATCACGTTCCACCGCCAGAAGCGCGGGAAGTCCATGACGGCGTCCGCGCTCGACGACGTCGCCGGACTGGGGCCGGCCAAGCGGAAGGCCCTGCTCAAGCATTTCGGGTCGGTCAAGAAGATCCGTGCCGCGACCGTCGACGAACTCGTCGGGGTCCCGGGGGTGGGGCCCGCCCTCGCTGCGACCATCCGTGCGTCGCTCACCACGGACGAGGCAGCCGCGCCCGCCGTGAACATGACCACGGGCGAGATCATCGAAGATTAG
- the rapZ gene encoding RNase adapter RapZ produces MTEAMSLTPVKPTESELLVVTGMSGAGRSTAANALEDHGWYVVENLPPQMLTTLTELVARTPQSIPKLAVVVDVRGKELFSDIKASLEALRAAGVHHRVLFLDADDNVLVRRFEQGRRPHPLQGDGRILDGIAAEREVLRELKDSSDVVIDTSKLNVHALATTVTELFSDAGPIVLRLNVMSFGFKYGLPVDANYVADVRFIPNPHWVPALRPQTGLDAPVSEYVLGAQGAGDFIDRYVDALVPVLDGYRRENKHYATIAVGCTGGKHRSVAVTEEMAKRLAQLPGVQVSSHHRDLGRE; encoded by the coding sequence ATGACTGAGGCCATGAGCCTGACGCCGGTCAAACCCACCGAATCCGAGCTGCTGGTGGTGACCGGCATGTCGGGCGCCGGGCGCAGCACGGCCGCCAACGCGCTCGAGGACCACGGCTGGTACGTCGTCGAGAACCTCCCGCCCCAGATGCTCACCACGCTGACGGAACTGGTGGCGCGCACACCGCAGTCGATCCCGAAGCTGGCCGTCGTCGTCGACGTGCGCGGCAAGGAGCTCTTCAGCGACATCAAGGCGTCCCTGGAGGCCCTCCGGGCCGCGGGCGTCCACCACCGCGTCCTGTTCCTGGACGCGGACGACAACGTCCTGGTGCGCCGCTTCGAGCAGGGCCGCCGGCCGCACCCCCTGCAGGGCGACGGCCGGATCCTGGACGGCATCGCCGCCGAGCGCGAGGTCCTGAGGGAGCTCAAGGACTCGTCCGACGTCGTGATCGACACGAGCAAGCTGAACGTGCATGCCCTCGCCACCACCGTCACGGAGCTGTTCTCCGATGCCGGGCCCATCGTCCTGCGCCTCAACGTCATGAGCTTCGGGTTCAAGTACGGGCTCCCGGTGGACGCCAACTACGTGGCCGACGTGCGCTTCATCCCGAACCCGCACTGGGTGCCCGCACTGCGCCCGCAGACGGGGCTCGACGCGCCGGTGAGCGAGTACGTGCTCGGGGCGCAGGGCGCGGGGGACTTCATCGACCGCTATGTGGACGCGCTGGTCCCCGTCCTGGACGGATACCGCCGCGAGAACAAGCACTACGCGACCATCGCCGTCGGCTGCACCGGCGGGAAACACCGTTCGGTCGCCGTGACGGAGGAGATGGCGAAGAGGCTGGCGCAGCTGCCCGGCGTGCAGGTCTCGTCCCACCACCGCGACCTCGGGCGTGAGTAG
- a CDS encoding gluconeogenesis factor YvcK family protein, which translates to MGAMTGSLPLAPAAPRRSGDGQGAGPSVVALGGGHGLSASLSALRLLTQELTAIVTVADDGGSSGRLRRELGVLPPGDLRMALAALCDDTDWGRTWRDVMQHRFSSRNGTEGSLHDHAMGNLLIVTLWELLGDPVAGLQWAGALLGARGRVLPMASVPLTIEGDVLSESGGSLRVTTVSGQAKLAVAADTGNVSNVRLVPDDAPACQDALEAVELADWVILGPGSWYTSVLPHLLLPDLRDALCRTSARRCLTMNLSNDTRETLGMSAIDHLSVISRYAPELTVDVVLVDPSVVADRKEFERAVAGMGGRAVFGRVGVSTGKPVHDPLRLATSYNDMFGEI; encoded by the coding sequence GTGGGGGCGATGACCGGATCGCTGCCGCTCGCCCCGGCGGCTCCGCGCCGCTCGGGTGACGGCCAGGGGGCGGGCCCGTCCGTCGTCGCCCTCGGGGGTGGCCACGGGCTGTCGGCGTCGCTGTCGGCGCTGCGGCTCCTGACGCAGGAACTGACCGCGATCGTGACGGTGGCCGACGACGGCGGGTCCTCCGGCCGGCTGCGGCGCGAACTCGGGGTCCTGCCCCCGGGAGACCTCCGCATGGCGCTGGCGGCCCTGTGCGACGACACCGACTGGGGACGCACCTGGCGCGACGTCATGCAGCACCGCTTCTCCTCCCGCAACGGCACGGAGGGCTCCCTCCACGACCACGCCATGGGGAACCTCCTGATCGTCACGCTGTGGGAGCTGCTCGGCGACCCGGTGGCCGGCCTGCAGTGGGCCGGCGCGCTGCTCGGAGCACGCGGGCGGGTGCTGCCCATGGCGAGCGTTCCCCTGACCATCGAGGGGGACGTGCTGAGCGAGTCCGGAGGGTCGCTGCGCGTCACGACGGTGTCCGGGCAGGCGAAGCTCGCGGTCGCCGCGGACACCGGCAACGTGAGCAACGTCCGGCTGGTCCCCGACGACGCCCCGGCGTGCCAGGACGCCCTGGAGGCCGTGGAACTGGCCGACTGGGTGATCCTCGGCCCCGGCTCCTGGTACACCTCCGTGCTGCCGCACCTGCTCCTGCCGGACCTGCGGGACGCGCTGTGCCGCACCTCCGCCCGACGGTGCCTCACCATGAACCTGAGCAACGACACCCGGGAGACCCTGGGCATGAGCGCCATCGACCACCTGAGCGTGATCTCGCGGTACGCGCCGGAGCTGACGGTCGACGTGGTCCTCGTGGACCCCTCGGTGGTGGCGGACCGGAAGGAGTTCGAGCGGGCCGTCGCCGGGATGGGCGGGCGCGCCGTCTTCGGTAGAGTGGGAGTTTCGACCGGCAAACCCGTGCATGATCCGCTGCGGCTGGCGACGTCCTACAACGACATGTTCGGGGAGATCTAG
- the whiA gene encoding DNA-binding protein WhiA — protein sequence MALTADVKEELSHLDVKKSSVRKAEVSALLRFAGGLHIISGRIVIEAEVDLASTARRLRAAIAEVYGHSSEIIVVTGGGLKRGNRYVIRVVRDGESLARQTGLLDSRGRPVRGLPSAVVNGSTADAEAVWRGAFLAHGSLTEPGRSSSLEVTCPGPESALALVGAARRLDIAAKAREVRGVDRVVIRDGDTIAALLTRMGAHDALMVWEERRMRKEVRATANRLANFDDANLRRSAQAAVAAGARVERALEILGEDVPEHLRYAGELRVAHKQASLDELGRLADPPMTKDAIAGRIRRLLAMADKRATDIGIPGTDANVTADMLDE from the coding sequence GTGGCACTGACCGCCGACGTCAAAGAGGAGCTCTCGCACCTCGACGTCAAGAAGTCCTCGGTACGCAAGGCCGAGGTGTCCGCGCTGCTGAGATTCGCGGGCGGACTCCACATCATCTCCGGCAGGATCGTCATCGAGGCCGAGGTGGACCTCGCGTCCACGGCCCGCCGGCTGCGCGCCGCCATCGCCGAGGTGTACGGCCACAGCAGCGAGATCATCGTGGTGACGGGCGGCGGCCTCAAGCGCGGCAACCGGTACGTGATCCGCGTGGTCCGCGACGGGGAGTCCCTCGCACGCCAGACCGGGCTGCTCGACAGCCGGGGCCGGCCCGTCCGCGGCCTGCCGTCGGCCGTCGTCAACGGTTCGACGGCGGACGCCGAGGCGGTATGGCGGGGCGCGTTCCTGGCCCACGGCTCCCTGACCGAACCGGGACGGTCCTCGTCCCTGGAGGTCACGTGCCCGGGTCCGGAGTCGGCCCTCGCGCTCGTCGGAGCGGCCCGCCGGCTGGACATCGCGGCGAAGGCGCGCGAGGTGCGCGGCGTGGACCGCGTGGTCATCCGCGACGGTGACACCATCGCCGCCCTCCTCACCCGGATGGGTGCCCACGACGCCCTCATGGTGTGGGAGGAGCGCCGCATGCGCAAGGAGGTCCGCGCCACCGCGAACCGCCTGGCGAACTTCGACGACGCCAACCTGCGCCGCTCGGCCCAGGCCGCCGTCGCGGCCGGTGCCCGGGTGGAGCGCGCCCTCGAGATCCTCGGCGAGGACGTCCCCGAGCACCTGCGCTACGCGGGCGAGTTGCGGGTCGCCCACAAGCAGGCGAGCCTCGACGAGCTCGGTCGGCTCGCGGACCCCCCGATGACCAAGGACGCGATCGCCGGGCGGATCCGGCGGCTGCTCGCGATGGCGGACAAGCGGGCCACGGATATCGGGATCCCGGGCACCGATGCGAATGTGACCGCCGACATGCTCGACGAGTGA
- a CDS encoding superoxide dismutase: MSEYVLPDLDYDYAALEPHISGRIMELHHSKHQATYVKGANDALAQLAEAREKGAYGTIPKLSKDLAFHVGGVINHSIFWKNMSPEGGDKPEGELAAALDDAFGSFDAFRAHFTAAATSLQGSGWAVLAYEPLGRNIVIEQLYDQQGNVPVGTIPLLMLDMWEHAFYLDYVNVKPDYVKAWWNLVNWADVQTRFQAARTGASTLITPGA, translated from the coding sequence GTGAGCGAATACGTACTGCCGGATCTTGACTACGACTACGCCGCCCTGGAACCGCACATCTCGGGCCGGATCATGGAACTGCACCACTCCAAGCACCAGGCCACCTACGTCAAGGGCGCCAACGACGCCCTCGCGCAGCTCGCCGAGGCCCGCGAGAAGGGCGCGTACGGCACCATCCCGAAGCTCTCCAAGGATCTTGCCTTCCACGTCGGCGGTGTCATCAACCACAGCATCTTCTGGAAGAACATGTCCCCCGAGGGAGGCGACAAGCCCGAGGGTGAGCTCGCCGCGGCCCTGGACGACGCGTTCGGCTCCTTCGACGCGTTCCGCGCGCACTTCACCGCCGCGGCCACCTCGCTGCAGGGCTCCGGCTGGGCCGTCCTCGCCTACGAGCCGCTGGGCAGGAACATCGTCATCGAGCAGCTCTACGACCAGCAGGGCAACGTGCCCGTGGGCACCATCCCGCTGCTGATGCTCGACATGTGGGAGCACGCCTTCTACCTGGACTACGTGAACGTGAAGCCCGACTACGTGAAGGCCTGGTGGAACCTGGTGAACTGGGCCGACGTCCAGACGCGCTTCCAGGCAGCACGCACCGGGGCCTCCACGCTCATCACCCCCGGGGCCTGA
- the gap gene encoding type I glyceraldehyde-3-phosphate dehydrogenase — translation MTTRVGINGFGRIGRNYFRAALEQGADLEIVAVNDLTSPEALAHLLKYDSVTGRLKASVEVEGGDLVVGGKRVKVLAERDPANLPWKDLGVDIVIESTGFFTKASDAQKHIDAGARKVLISAPASDEDLTVVLGVNDGDYDPENHHIISNASCTTNCLGPLAKVLNDSFGIERGLMTTIHAYTADQNLQDGPHKDLRRARAAAINMVPTSTGAAKAIGLVLPELKGKLDGYAIRVPVPTGSATDLTVTVGREVTAEEVNAAYKAAAADGSLKGYLSYTEDPIVSSDIVTDPASCIFDSGLTKVLGNQVKVVGWYDNEWGYSNRLVDLTEIVAAKLS, via the coding sequence GTGACTACTCGCGTTGGAATCAATGGCTTCGGCCGCATCGGCCGCAACTACTTCCGTGCGGCCCTCGAGCAGGGAGCGGACCTCGAGATCGTGGCGGTCAACGACCTCACCAGCCCCGAGGCACTCGCGCACCTGCTGAAGTACGACTCCGTCACCGGCCGGCTGAAGGCCTCCGTCGAGGTCGAGGGCGGCGACCTCGTGGTCGGCGGCAAGCGCGTGAAGGTCCTGGCCGAGCGTGATCCCGCGAACCTGCCCTGGAAGGACCTCGGCGTCGACATCGTCATCGAGTCCACCGGCTTCTTCACCAAGGCCTCCGACGCGCAGAAGCACATCGACGCCGGGGCCAGGAAGGTCCTGATCTCCGCTCCCGCCTCCGACGAGGACCTCACCGTGGTGCTCGGCGTCAACGACGGCGACTACGACCCCGAGAACCACCACATCATCTCGAACGCCTCGTGCACCACGAACTGCCTCGGCCCCCTCGCGAAGGTCCTGAACGACTCCTTCGGGATCGAGCGCGGCCTCATGACGACCATCCACGCGTACACCGCCGACCAGAACCTGCAGGACGGTCCCCACAAGGACCTGCGCCGCGCACGTGCCGCCGCGATCAACATGGTCCCCACCTCCACGGGTGCGGCCAAGGCCATCGGCCTCGTCCTCCCCGAGCTGAAGGGCAAGCTGGACGGCTACGCCATCCGCGTGCCAGTGCCCACCGGCTCCGCGACCGACCTCACGGTCACCGTGGGCCGCGAGGTCACGGCCGAGGAAGTCAACGCCGCCTACAAGGCTGCCGCCGCCGACGGCTCGCTCAAGGGCTATCTCTCCTACACCGAGGACCCCATCGTGTCCTCGGACATCGTGACCGACCCTGCGTCCTGCATCTTCGACTCCGGCCTGACGAAGGTCCTCGGCAACCAGGTGAAGGTCGTCGGCTGGTACGACAACGAGTGGGGCTACTCGAACCGCCTGGTCGACCTGACCGAAATCGTCGCCGCCAAGCTCTCCTAG
- a CDS encoding phosphoglycerate kinase: MAYASLDDLLADGVRGRRVLVRSDLNVPLEGEAPDLSVTDDGRVRASLPVLRKLSEAGAAVIVMAHLGRPKGAPEQKYSLKPAADVLRDLADFPVTLAPDTTGEGARRAAAALSEGEVLLLENVRFDARETSKDDAERAALAREFADLAGPDGAYVDDAFGAVHRRHASVYDIAALLPSYQGDLVKAELVVLEKLTKDPQRPFVVVLGGSKVSDKLAVIENLIGTADRILVGGGMVFTFLAAQGHQVGASLLEEDQIDAVRGYLERGARDGTQFVLPTDIVVAETFAADARSGVAAADAIEAGTFGASGIGLDIGPATGQDFAANIAEAKTVFWNGPMGVFEFDAFAGGTRAVAQALVDAQANGALTVVGGGDSAAAVRGLGFADEQFGHISTGGGASLEYLEGKELPGLTALARD; the protein is encoded by the coding sequence GTGGCTTACGCATCACTCGACGACCTTCTCGCCGACGGAGTCCGGGGACGCCGCGTCCTCGTCCGCTCCGACCTCAACGTGCCCCTGGAGGGCGAGGCCCCGGACCTGTCGGTCACCGACGACGGCCGCGTGCGCGCGTCCCTGCCCGTTCTGCGCAAGCTGAGCGAGGCCGGGGCCGCCGTCATCGTCATGGCCCACCTCGGACGGCCCAAGGGCGCCCCCGAGCAGAAGTACTCGCTCAAGCCGGCCGCCGACGTCCTCCGGGACCTGGCGGACTTCCCCGTCACCCTGGCGCCCGACACCACGGGGGAGGGCGCCCGCCGTGCGGCGGCCGCCCTGTCCGAGGGGGAGGTGCTCCTGCTCGAGAACGTGCGTTTCGATGCCCGGGAGACCAGCAAGGACGACGCCGAGCGCGCTGCCCTGGCCCGCGAGTTCGCCGACCTGGCGGGCCCCGACGGGGCCTACGTGGACGACGCCTTCGGCGCCGTGCACCGCCGCCACGCGAGCGTGTACGACATCGCGGCCCTGCTGCCCTCCTATCAGGGTGATCTCGTCAAGGCCGAACTCGTGGTCCTCGAGAAGCTGACGAAGGACCCCCAGCGGCCCTTCGTCGTCGTGCTCGGCGGGTCCAAGGTGTCCGACAAGCTCGCCGTGATCGAGAACCTGATCGGCACCGCCGACCGCATCCTCGTGGGCGGCGGCATGGTGTTCACGTTCCTCGCTGCCCAGGGCCACCAGGTCGGGGCGAGCCTCCTGGAGGAGGACCAGATCGACGCCGTGCGGGGCTACCTCGAGCGCGGCGCCCGGGACGGCACGCAGTTCGTGCTGCCCACGGACATCGTCGTGGCCGAGACGTTCGCGGCCGACGCGCGGTCCGGCGTGGCCGCCGCGGACGCCATCGAGGCGGGCACCTTCGGAGCCTCCGGGATCGGACTCGACATCGGGCCCGCGACCGGCCAGGACTTCGCTGCGAACATCGCCGAGGCGAAGACGGTGTTCTGGAACGGGCCCATGGGTGTCTTCGAGTTCGATGCCTTCGCGGGCGGCACACGCGCCGTCGCGCAGGCCCTCGTCGACGCTCAGGCGAACGGAGCCCTGACCGTGGTCGGCGGTGGCGATTCCGCTGCAGCCGTGCGCGGGCTCGGCTTCGCCGACGAGCAGTTCGGGCACATCTCCACCGGCGGCGGTGCCAGCCTCGAGTACCTCGAGGGCAAGGAGCTCCCCGGGCTGACCGCCCTCGCCCGCGACTAG
- the tpiA gene encoding triose-phosphate isomerase — MTTSTNGVFDRRPLIAGNWKMNLDHMQGITFLQKLAWTLKDAGHDFSRVEVSVFPPFTDLRGVQTLVKGDNLDVVYGGQDLSPEDSGAYTGDISGQFLDKLDCSYVLVGHSERRTIHEESDELLNRKVHAAYRHGLVPVLCVGEGLEIRQAGTHVEHTLGQLRQGVAGLSAEQAATLVVAYEPVWAIGTGEVAGPEDAQEMCAALRAELGSLFDPDTAAKTRLLYGGSVKAANVASILRERDVDGVLVGGASLDVSEFASIVRFEQHLVTD, encoded by the coding sequence ATGACCACCTCGACCAACGGCGTCTTCGACCGCCGCCCGCTCATCGCGGGCAACTGGAAGATGAACCTCGACCACATGCAGGGCATCACCTTCCTGCAGAAGCTGGCCTGGACCCTGAAGGATGCCGGCCACGACTTCTCGCGCGTCGAGGTGTCCGTGTTCCCGCCGTTCACCGACCTGCGCGGCGTGCAGACCCTGGTGAAGGGCGACAACCTCGACGTCGTGTACGGCGGGCAGGACCTCTCGCCGGAGGACTCCGGCGCCTACACCGGTGACATCTCGGGGCAGTTCCTCGACAAGCTCGACTGCAGCTACGTGCTCGTCGGCCACTCCGAGCGCCGGACCATCCACGAGGAGTCGGACGAGCTTCTCAACCGCAAGGTGCACGCGGCCTACCGCCACGGGCTGGTCCCGGTGCTCTGCGTCGGCGAGGGCCTCGAGATCCGCCAGGCCGGAACGCACGTGGAGCACACCCTCGGGCAGCTCCGCCAGGGCGTGGCAGGACTGTCGGCCGAGCAGGCGGCGACGCTCGTCGTCGCGTACGAGCCCGTATGGGCGATCGGCACGGGGGAAGTGGCCGGACCCGAGGACGCGCAGGAGATGTGCGCGGCCCTCCGCGCCGAACTCGGCTCGCTGTTCGACCCCGACACGGCCGCGAAGACCCGCCTCCTGTACGGAGGATCGGTGAAGGCGGCCAACGTGGCGAGCATCCTGCGGGAGCGCGACGTGGACGGCGTCCTGGTGGGCGGTGCGAGCCTCGATGTATCCGAGTTTGCTAGTATTGTCAGGTTCGAACAGCATCTGGTGACAGACTAA
- the secG gene encoding preprotein translocase subunit SecG, with protein MEILRIILLVLLGITSLLLTLLILLHKGRGGGMSDMFGGGMTSSMGSSGVAERNLNRFTVALGLAWGVVIVALGLIQRFAGES; from the coding sequence GTGGAAATCCTTCGTATCATCCTGCTCGTCCTGCTCGGGATCACCAGCCTCCTGCTGACCCTGCTGATCCTGCTCCACAAGGGACGCGGCGGTGGCATGTCGGACATGTTCGGTGGCGGCATGACCTCGAGCATGGGATCCTCCGGAGTGGCCGAGCGGAACCTCAACCGCTTCACCGTGGCGCTCGGCCTGGCCTGGGGCGTCGTGATCGTCGCCCTCGGCCTCATCCAGCGGTTCGCCGGCGAGTCCTAG